Proteins encoded together in one Streptomyces sp. NBC_01216 window:
- a CDS encoding GlxA family transcriptional regulator, with translation MPQESFQGAAGRRPHRVAVLVDENTNPFELGCATELFGLPRPELGRELYEFALCTPGDRTVMRGRFFTLTETAGLEAAEAADTLVVPSRPDVARPRHPAVLDAIRRAHARGARLVSFCTGAFALAEAGVLDGRRATTHWQCVELLRSHYPAVRVEPDVLFVDDGSVLTSAGSAAALDLGLHIIRRDHGAETANTISRRLVFPANRDGGQKQFIERPMPDLPDESLAPLLAWAQERLDAPLTVADLAAEAAVSTTTLHRRFRTQLGTTPLAWLTAQRVTLARRLLERGDTRIDAVARHSGLGTPANLRTLLRRETGLTPSAYRQRFGPETHFTTGPAPATFRDGIAAPAPRATESQPAPARSRPTESRE, from the coding sequence ATGCCGCAAGAATCCTTCCAAGGTGCCGCGGGGCGCCGCCCGCACCGCGTGGCGGTCCTCGTGGACGAGAACACCAATCCGTTCGAACTGGGCTGCGCCACCGAACTCTTCGGTCTGCCGCGTCCCGAACTCGGTCGTGAACTCTATGAGTTCGCGCTCTGCACGCCAGGCGACCGCACGGTCATGCGCGGCCGCTTCTTCACTCTCACCGAGACGGCCGGCCTGGAAGCGGCCGAGGCCGCCGACACCCTGGTCGTCCCTAGCCGACCGGACGTCGCCCGCCCCCGCCACCCCGCCGTACTGGACGCCATACGCCGCGCCCACGCCCGCGGCGCCCGGCTGGTCTCCTTCTGTACCGGCGCGTTCGCCCTGGCCGAGGCAGGCGTACTCGACGGGCGCCGGGCTACGACGCACTGGCAGTGCGTGGAACTCCTGCGTTCCCACTATCCCGCCGTCCGCGTCGAACCCGACGTCCTCTTCGTCGACGACGGCAGCGTCCTCACCTCCGCGGGCAGCGCCGCCGCGCTCGACCTCGGCCTGCACATCATCCGCCGTGACCACGGCGCGGAGACCGCCAACACCATCAGCCGTCGACTCGTCTTCCCCGCCAACCGCGACGGCGGGCAGAAGCAGTTCATCGAGCGCCCCATGCCCGACCTGCCCGACGAATCCCTGGCCCCCCTGCTGGCCTGGGCGCAGGAGCGGCTGGACGCCCCGCTCACCGTCGCGGACCTCGCGGCCGAGGCGGCCGTCAGCACCACCACCCTGCACCGGCGCTTCCGTACCCAGCTGGGCACCACACCGCTCGCGTGGCTGACCGCGCAGCGCGTCACCCTCGCCCGCCGCCTCCTCGAACGGGGGGACACCCGCATCGACGCCGTCGCCCGTCACAGCGGACTGGGCACCCCCGCCAACCTCCGCACCCTGTTACGTCGAGAGACGGGACTCACCCCCTCTGCCTACCGGCAGCGCTTCGGCCCGGAGACCCACTTCACGACCGGCCCCGCACCCGCCACCTTCCGCGACGGCATCGCCGCCCCCGCCCCGCGGGCCACGGAGTCGCAGCCCGCACCCGCCCGGTCGCGCCCCACCGAATCGCGGGAATGA